From a single Alloactinosynnema sp. L-07 genomic region:
- the map gene encoding type I methionyl aminopeptidase translates to MSLRAPLKPGEQSPRRAVPSAIPRPEYVDRPAPRKNTDPWVQPPEIVEAMRVAGRIAARALQEGGKAVKPGATTDDVDAVVHEFLLDHQAYPSTLGYRRFPKSCCVSLNEVICHGIPDSTVIEDGDIVNIDVTAFIGGVHGDTNATFLAGEVSEEARLLVERTHEATMRAIKAVRPGRALNVIGRVIEAYAKRFDYGVVRDFTGHGIGRSFHSGLVVLHYDEPSVNTEIEAGMTFTIEPMITLGGIDYDIWSDDWTVTTKDKSWTAQFEHTIVVTDTGAEILTLP, encoded by the coding sequence ATGTCGTTGCGCGCCCCGCTGAAGCCAGGAGAGCAGTCGCCCCGCCGGGCCGTGCCCTCCGCCATCCCCCGCCCCGAGTACGTCGACCGGCCCGCCCCGCGGAAGAACACCGACCCGTGGGTCCAGCCGCCGGAGATCGTCGAGGCCATGCGGGTCGCCGGGCGCATCGCCGCCCGGGCGTTGCAGGAGGGCGGCAAGGCGGTCAAGCCGGGCGCGACCACCGACGACGTCGACGCAGTCGTGCACGAGTTCCTGCTCGACCACCAGGCCTACCCGTCCACCCTTGGCTACCGCAGGTTCCCGAAGTCGTGCTGTGTGTCCCTCAACGAAGTCATCTGCCACGGCATCCCGGACTCGACGGTGATCGAGGACGGCGACATCGTCAACATCGACGTGACGGCCTTCATCGGCGGCGTCCACGGCGACACCAACGCGACGTTCCTGGCCGGTGAGGTGTCGGAGGAGGCCCGCCTGCTCGTCGAGCGCACCCACGAAGCCACCATGCGTGCCATCAAGGCGGTGCGCCCCGGCCGCGCCCTCAACGTCATCGGGCGCGTCATCGAGGCCTACGCGAAGCGCTTCGACTACGGCGTCGTGCGTGACTTCACCGGCCATGGCATCGGTCGCTCGTTCCACAGTGGACTGGTCGTCCTGCACTACGACGAGCCGTCGGTGAATACCGAGATCGAGGCGGGTATGACCTTCACGATCGAGCCGATGATCACTCTCGGCGGCATCGACTACGACATCTGGTCCGACGACTGGACGGTCACCACCAAGGACAAGAGCTGGACCGCCCAGTTCGAGCACACCATCGTCGTCACCGACACCGGCGCGGAGATCCTCACGCTTCCCTGA
- a CDS encoding penicillin-binding transpeptidase domain-containing protein has protein sequence MRRTFRRPIAMIAALVAALPLTACSFGSDPGPQDAANQFVAAFAGGDTATASQQTDAADSAKALMDKVRGAIKPATVIARVKTVDVAEGQPSAKAAFEITWDLGRGRLWTYDSAFELRAENDAWKVHWDPTVLHPKLANQQSIAVRDAEASLAPVLDRDGTPVLQPERVISVLFEKAKAGDANAIAGQLAAALSGIDPSITQQTIIDGATKAGDKAYQVVALRDADYQKVRSLIYELQGVRFTAESRLLTVDKTLAPALLPSIRKIVEEKVQGAAGWSVHTVDSAGADVEELFAKAPEPATAVRVALSKQIQTSAQNAVADVPTPAMIVAIQPSTGEILAVAQNAIADKEGQLALTGRYPPGSTFKIVTAAAAMKSGKAAADTPLGCPGTKVIDGREIPNSGKFDKGVVPLHLAFAYSCNTTFAELAVAMAPDELTEMAKQLGLGVDYVLPGVTTITGSVPPAAGKVERAEDGFGQGKVVASPFGMAVVAATVASGTVPKPVLVRGAETKADTTPEPVPAAVLAPLREMMREVVTVGTAGLLNSFPDVRGKTGTAQFGDGTHSHGWFVGYQGDLAFAVLLTDAGESTKAVQATARFLGGLR, from the coding sequence GTGCGCCGTACCTTCCGCCGTCCCATCGCGATGATCGCCGCGCTGGTGGCCGCCCTCCCGCTGACCGCCTGCAGCTTCGGCTCGGACCCGGGCCCGCAGGACGCCGCGAACCAGTTCGTCGCCGCGTTCGCGGGCGGTGACACCGCGACCGCGTCGCAGCAGACCGACGCGGCCGACTCGGCCAAAGCCCTGATGGACAAGGTCCGCGGCGCGATCAAACCCGCCACGGTGATCGCGCGGGTCAAGACCGTCGACGTCGCCGAAGGGCAGCCTTCCGCCAAGGCCGCCTTCGAGATCACGTGGGACCTAGGCCGCGGCAGGCTGTGGACCTACGACAGCGCGTTCGAGCTGAGGGCCGAGAACGACGCGTGGAAGGTGCACTGGGACCCGACCGTCCTGCACCCCAAGCTCGCCAACCAGCAGTCCATCGCCGTGCGGGACGCCGAGGCGTCACTGGCCCCGGTGCTCGACCGCGACGGCACGCCGGTGCTGCAACCCGAACGCGTCATCTCGGTGCTGTTCGAGAAGGCGAAGGCAGGCGACGCGAACGCCATCGCCGGGCAGTTGGCCGCCGCCCTGTCCGGCATCGACCCGTCGATCACCCAGCAGACGATCATCGACGGGGCGACCAAGGCGGGCGACAAGGCCTACCAGGTGGTGGCCCTGCGCGACGCCGACTACCAGAAGGTGCGCTCGCTGATCTACGAGTTGCAGGGGGTCCGGTTCACCGCGGAGTCCCGGCTGCTCACTGTCGACAAGACCCTCGCGCCCGCGCTGCTGCCGAGCATCCGCAAGATCGTCGAGGAGAAGGTCCAGGGCGCCGCGGGCTGGAGCGTGCACACCGTCGACAGCGCGGGCGCCGACGTCGAGGAACTGTTCGCCAAGGCTCCCGAGCCCGCCACGGCGGTCCGGGTCGCGCTGAGCAAGCAGATCCAGACCTCCGCGCAGAACGCGGTCGCCGACGTGCCGACGCCCGCGATGATCGTGGCCATCCAGCCGTCGACCGGCGAGATCCTGGCCGTCGCGCAGAACGCGATCGCCGACAAGGAGGGCCAACTCGCCCTGACCGGCCGCTACCCGCCCGGCTCCACCTTCAAGATCGTCACCGCGGCGGCGGCGATGAAGTCCGGCAAGGCCGCGGCCGACACGCCGCTGGGCTGCCCGGGCACCAAGGTCATCGACGGCCGGGAGATCCCCAACAGCGGCAAGTTCGACAAGGGCGTGGTGCCACTGCACCTGGCGTTCGCCTACTCGTGCAACACCACGTTCGCCGAGCTCGCCGTCGCGATGGCGCCCGACGAGCTCACCGAGATGGCCAAACAGCTCGGCCTCGGCGTCGACTACGTGCTCCCCGGCGTGACCACCATCACCGGATCGGTTCCGCCCGCCGCGGGCAAGGTCGAACGCGCCGAGGACGGCTTCGGCCAAGGCAAGGTCGTGGCCAGCCCGTTCGGCATGGCCGTCGTCGCCGCGACCGTCGCCTCAGGCACCGTGCCCAAGCCCGTGCTGGTCCGCGGCGCCGAAACCAAGGCCGACACCACGCCGGAGCCGGTGCCCGCCGCGGTGCTGGCCCCGCTGCGCGAGATGATGCGCGAGGTCGTCACCGTCGGCACCGCAGGTCTGCTGAACTCGTTCCCCGACGTGCGGGGCAAGACCGGCACCGCCCAGTTCGGCGACGGCACCCACTCCCACGGCTGGTTCGTCGGCTACCAGGGCGACCTGGCCTTCGCCGTGCTGCTGACCGACGCGGGGGAGTCCACCAAGGCCGTGCAGGCAACCGCGAGGTTCCTCGGCGGGCTGCGTTGA
- a CDS encoding DUF4081 domain-containing GNAT family N-acetyltransferase: MLRLAGARLLDERDGQAVRAVLTADPVASCMVASRIETVGLDPWRLGGEVWGCDLRGLRPVTRLEALCFAGPNLIPLRGKRSALRAFAERALRRRRMCSSMVGPAEQVLGLWAELEADWGPAREIRDDQPLMAISAAPIVTPDPLVRPVRPDELDRYLPAAIAMFIEEVGIDPRVGDGGSGYRARVAELIAGGRAFARFEGGDVVFKAEIGALSSAVGQIQGVWVHPDRRGHGLGSAGTAAVVQRLVDGMGRTASLYVNSYNSAARAAYRRIGFAQVGQYATVLF, from the coding sequence GTGTTGCGGCTAGCAGGAGCGCGGCTGCTCGACGAACGGGATGGTCAGGCGGTGCGCGCCGTGCTCACCGCCGACCCGGTTGCGTCCTGCATGGTCGCGTCCCGCATCGAGACCGTCGGGCTGGACCCGTGGCGCCTCGGCGGCGAGGTCTGGGGCTGTGACCTGCGCGGACTACGCCCCGTGACCCGGCTGGAAGCCCTCTGTTTCGCGGGCCCCAACCTCATTCCGCTGCGCGGCAAGCGCTCCGCGCTGCGTGCCTTCGCCGAACGGGCCTTACGCAGGCGCCGCATGTGCTCATCGATGGTCGGCCCCGCCGAGCAGGTCCTCGGCCTCTGGGCCGAGTTGGAGGCCGACTGGGGTCCGGCCCGCGAGATTCGCGACGACCAGCCCCTGATGGCGATCTCCGCGGCCCCGATTGTCACCCCGGACCCGCTGGTCCGCCCGGTCCGCCCCGACGAACTCGACCGCTATCTGCCCGCCGCGATCGCCATGTTCATCGAGGAGGTCGGCATCGACCCCCGCGTCGGCGACGGCGGCTCCGGCTACCGCGCGCGGGTCGCCGAACTGATCGCCGGTGGCCGCGCGTTCGCCCGGTTCGAGGGCGGCGACGTGGTGTTCAAGGCCGAGATCGGCGCCCTGTCCAGCGCCGTCGGCCAGATCCAGGGCGTGTGGGTGCACCCCGACCGGCGCGGCCACGGCCTGGGCAGCGCGGGCACCGCCGCGGTCGTCCAGCGGCTGGTCGACGGCATGGGCCGCACCGCCAGCCTGTACGTCAACTCCTACAACTCCGCGGCCCGCGCGGCGTACCGACGGATCGGATTCGCCCAGGTCGGCCAGTACGCCACCGTCTTGTTCTGA
- a CDS encoding HNH endonuclease, translating into MSELTDRIAALRPAERVASARALWRTNSAVKGMIREALAAMAPGVQRCMYCGDSLGADIDHFDPLSRTPLRTFDWPNHLLACSVCNSHHKRDLFPLDERGKPLLIDPTVDDPFDHLLLSLSVGEYRATTPKGIATITVFGLNRPLLVRGRQQARRVVVASLRNWAKARAAADEPDMDEAILTIREQPFADVCHAMLRQADVPRADLIFGRDQDVLPTLRDPDLRARLLP; encoded by the coding sequence TTGTCCGAACTCACCGACAGGATCGCCGCGCTGCGCCCCGCGGAACGGGTGGCGTCGGCGCGCGCCCTCTGGCGAACCAATTCGGCGGTCAAGGGCATGATCCGCGAAGCCCTGGCGGCGATGGCCCCCGGGGTCCAGCGCTGCATGTACTGCGGCGACAGCCTCGGCGCCGACATCGACCATTTCGACCCGCTTTCCCGCACCCCGCTGCGCACCTTCGACTGGCCCAACCACCTGCTCGCGTGCTCGGTATGCAACAGCCACCACAAGCGCGACCTGTTCCCGCTCGACGAGCGCGGCAAGCCGCTGCTGATCGACCCGACCGTCGACGACCCCTTCGACCACCTGCTGCTGTCGCTTTCGGTCGGGGAGTACCGCGCCACGACCCCCAAGGGCATCGCCACGATCACGGTGTTCGGCCTCAACCGCCCGCTGCTGGTCCGCGGCCGACAGCAGGCCCGCCGGGTGGTGGTCGCCAGCCTCCGCAATTGGGCCAAGGCCCGCGCGGCCGCCGACGAACCCGACATGGACGAAGCCATTCTGACCATCCGCGAACAGCCCTTCGCCGACGTCTGCCACGCCATGCTGCGCCAGGCCGACGTCCCGCGCGCCGACCTGATCTTCGGCCGCGACCAGGATGTCCTGCCGACCCTGCGCGACCCCGATCTGCGTGCCCGGCTGCTGCCATGA
- a CDS encoding AAA family ATPase encodes MTLRNIRGFSGARDVDLVLTRPDRSHAGWTVIAGRNGSGKTSLLRGIALAVGGPAVARSLVPDFENWVSLGERDAVAQVRIAYDAGHDRFYGKGRLPTKDFAAGLQWIYPDDGDGRRTIQPSLAPVGSPGSRSQSARGPWQDNPGGWFCAAYGPFRRLVGGAGDAQRLMLSPGPVARLVSLFHEDASLAEGVGWLIEQHLRTLEQRPGAQQLKEAALEILANGLLPDGYRIEKIDSDGLWVANGDKRYPLREMSDGYRTVAALVVDLLKQINEAYGSIPVTTVGGVTAVTAPGVVIIDEVDAHLHVSWQKRIGGWLKSHFPNIQFIVTTHSPYICQAADPGGLIRLPGPDQEEPPSVVGHDLYERIVFGSGDDAVLSDLFGLDTPYSEKAQSLRRELVDLEVAVVSDMADEEQERRYLQLREMLESSPVARVGEVTARLHEAGAAGA; translated from the coding sequence GTGACCCTGCGGAACATCCGCGGCTTCTCCGGTGCGCGAGACGTCGACCTGGTGCTCACCAGACCGGACCGGTCCCACGCGGGCTGGACGGTGATCGCGGGCCGCAACGGATCGGGCAAGACCTCGCTGCTGCGGGGCATCGCGCTGGCCGTCGGCGGCCCCGCGGTGGCCCGCAGCCTCGTGCCGGACTTCGAGAACTGGGTCTCACTCGGCGAACGGGACGCCGTCGCCCAGGTCCGCATCGCATACGACGCCGGACACGACCGGTTCTATGGCAAGGGCAGGCTGCCGACCAAGGACTTCGCCGCGGGCCTGCAGTGGATCTACCCGGACGACGGTGACGGCAGGCGCACCATCCAGCCGTCGCTGGCCCCAGTCGGCAGTCCCGGCAGCCGCAGCCAATCCGCCCGCGGACCTTGGCAAGATAACCCGGGTGGGTGGTTCTGTGCGGCATACGGGCCTTTCCGTCGGCTTGTCGGTGGCGCGGGGGACGCCCAACGGTTGATGCTTAGTCCCGGCCCGGTCGCGCGATTGGTCAGCCTTTTCCACGAGGACGCTTCGCTGGCGGAGGGCGTGGGCTGGCTCATCGAACAGCATTTGCGGACGCTTGAGCAGCGGCCCGGCGCCCAGCAGCTTAAGGAAGCAGCACTCGAAATCCTGGCGAACGGATTGCTGCCGGATGGTTATCGGATTGAGAAAATCGATTCGGACGGCCTCTGGGTCGCCAACGGCGACAAACGATACCCGTTACGCGAAATGAGTGACGGCTACCGAACGGTAGCGGCACTCGTTGTCGATTTGCTCAAGCAGATCAACGAGGCCTACGGCTCCATTCCGGTGACGACCGTCGGCGGCGTCACCGCGGTCACGGCACCCGGCGTAGTCATCATCGACGAGGTCGACGCCCACCTGCACGTGTCCTGGCAGAAGCGGATCGGCGGCTGGCTCAAGTCTCATTTTCCCAACATTCAATTTATCGTGACGACGCACAGCCCGTACATCTGCCAGGCCGCCGACCCCGGTGGTCTGATCCGCCTTCCGGGTCCTGACCAGGAAGAACCGCCCTCGGTGGTCGGTCACGATCTGTATGAGCGCATCGTTTTCGGCAGCGGCGACGACGCGGTTCTCTCTGACCTTTTCGGCCTCGATACGCCATACTCGGAGAAGGCCCAGTCATTGCGCCGCGAACTCGTCGATCTTGAGGTCGCGGTGGTCAGCGACATGGCCGACGAAGAACAGGAACGGCGCTATTTGCAGCTGCGGGAAATGCTCGAGAGTTCACCCGTGGCCAGGGTGGGAGAGGTGACCGCCCGGCTGCACGAAGCGGGAGCCGCAGGCGCGTGA
- the ispG gene encoding flavodoxin-dependent (E)-4-hydroxy-3-methylbut-2-enyl-diphosphate synthase, protein MSDVMLGMPALPPPVLSERRKTRQLRVGQVGVGSDHPISVQSMTTTVTADVNSTLQQIAELTAAGCDIVRVACPSQDDADALAAIAAKSQIPVIADIHFQPKYVFAAIEAGCAAVRVNPGNIRKFDDQVKEIAAAARDRGTPIRIGVNAGSLDPRLMAKYGKATPEALAESAMWEASLFAEHDFHDIKISVKHNDPVVMIRAYELLAEQCDYPLHLGVTEAGPAFQGTIKSAVAFGALLRQGIGDTIRVSLSAPPVEEVKVGTQILQSLNLRPRKLEIVSCPSCGRAQVDVYKLADEVTAGLEGMEVPLRVAVMGCVVNGPGEAREADLGVASGNGKGQIFVRGEVIKTVPEHQIVETLIEEAMRLAEQMEGSEGTPSVTVG, encoded by the coding sequence ATGTCCGACGTCATGCTCGGAATGCCCGCGTTGCCGCCGCCGGTGCTGTCGGAGCGCCGCAAGACCCGGCAGCTGCGGGTCGGCCAGGTGGGCGTCGGCAGTGACCACCCGATCTCGGTGCAGTCGATGACGACGACGGTGACCGCCGACGTCAACTCGACCCTGCAGCAGATCGCGGAGCTGACGGCGGCGGGCTGTGACATCGTGCGGGTGGCGTGCCCGTCGCAGGACGACGCGGACGCGCTGGCGGCCATCGCGGCGAAGTCGCAGATCCCGGTGATCGCCGACATCCACTTCCAGCCCAAGTACGTCTTCGCCGCGATCGAGGCGGGCTGCGCGGCGGTGCGGGTCAATCCGGGCAATATCCGCAAGTTCGACGACCAGGTCAAGGAGATCGCCGCGGCGGCGCGCGACCGGGGGACGCCGATCCGGATCGGCGTCAACGCAGGCTCGCTGGACCCTCGGCTGATGGCGAAATACGGCAAGGCGACGCCGGAGGCGCTGGCCGAGTCGGCCATGTGGGAGGCGTCGCTGTTCGCCGAGCACGACTTCCACGACATCAAGATCTCGGTGAAGCACAACGACCCCGTCGTGATGATCCGCGCCTACGAGCTGCTGGCCGAGCAGTGCGACTACCCGCTGCACCTCGGCGTGACCGAGGCGGGCCCGGCCTTCCAGGGCACGATCAAGTCCGCGGTCGCGTTCGGCGCGCTGCTGCGCCAGGGCATCGGCGACACGATCCGGGTGTCGCTGTCGGCGCCGCCGGTCGAGGAGGTCAAGGTCGGCACGCAGATCCTGCAGTCGCTGAACCTGCGTCCGCGCAAGCTGGAGATCGTGTCCTGTCCGTCCTGCGGGCGTGCCCAGGTCGACGTCTACAAGTTGGCCGACGAGGTGACCGCGGGCCTGGAGGGCATGGAGGTGCCGCTGCGCGTGGCGGTCATGGGCTGTGTCGTGAACGGGCCGGGCGAGGCGCGGGAAGCCGACCTCGGGGTGGCCTCCGGCAACGGCAAGGGACAGATCTTCGTCCGGGGCGAGGTCATCAAAACCGTGCCTGAGCACCAGATCGTCGAGACCCTCATCGAGGAAGCGATGCGCCTGGCGGAGCAAATGGAGGGGTCCGAAGGGACGCCTTCGGTCACGGTCGGCTGA
- a CDS encoding RIP metalloprotease, whose amino-acid sequence MLIWLLGLVLFALGICVSVALHEAGHMYTAKMFGMKVRRYFVGFGPKIFSFRRGETEYGLKAIPLGGFCDIAGMTALDEVTPDEAPRAMWRYPAWKRVVVLSAGSITHFILGFIILYLMAVSMGLPNYTDRPFVGATSCAPATQDPKTLKQEDCKPGDPSPASAAGIKVGDEIISVDGQRVETWDAAVKKIRDLRGEATFVVDRDGQEMTLKVDVATVQRVPVGSKPGGDNKLTEAGAVGIAQSGDLIQYGGLTAIGGTVAFTGEMFAKTWEGLMKFPEKIPAVVRAIGGEENDPERPVSVVGASVIGADAAERGIWSIFVLMLAALNFFVGVFNLLPLLPLDGGHIAITLYERVRDMIRKLRGLAPGGPVDYTRLTGITMVLVVIGGAVVLLTVTADVVNPIRLQ is encoded by the coding sequence GTGCTCATCTGGCTGTTGGGGCTCGTGCTCTTCGCGCTGGGCATCTGCGTGTCCGTCGCGCTGCACGAGGCGGGGCACATGTACACCGCGAAGATGTTCGGGATGAAGGTCCGGCGGTACTTCGTCGGCTTCGGGCCCAAGATCTTCTCGTTCCGCCGCGGTGAGACCGAGTACGGCCTCAAGGCCATCCCGCTCGGCGGGTTCTGCGACATCGCGGGCATGACCGCACTCGACGAGGTCACCCCGGACGAGGCGCCGCGGGCGATGTGGCGCTACCCGGCGTGGAAGCGCGTCGTGGTGCTGTCGGCCGGGTCGATCACGCACTTCATCCTCGGCTTCATCATCCTGTACCTGATGGCTGTGTCGATGGGCCTGCCCAACTACACCGACCGGCCCTTCGTCGGCGCCACCTCCTGCGCGCCCGCGACTCAGGATCCCAAGACGCTCAAGCAGGAGGACTGCAAGCCTGGCGACCCGTCCCCGGCGAGCGCGGCGGGCATCAAGGTGGGCGACGAGATCATCAGCGTCGACGGCCAGCGGGTCGAGACCTGGGACGCCGCGGTCAAGAAGATCCGCGACCTGCGCGGCGAGGCCACCTTCGTGGTGGACCGCGACGGCCAGGAAATGACATTGAAGGTCGACGTCGCCACCGTGCAGCGCGTGCCGGTCGGCTCCAAGCCCGGCGGGGACAACAAACTCACCGAGGCGGGCGCGGTCGGCATCGCCCAGAGCGGCGACCTGATCCAGTACGGCGGTCTGACGGCCATCGGCGGCACCGTGGCCTTCACCGGCGAGATGTTCGCCAAGACCTGGGAAGGACTGATGAAGTTCCCAGAGAAGATCCCCGCCGTGGTCCGCGCGATCGGGGGCGAGGAGAATGATCCCGAGCGCCCGGTCAGCGTCGTCGGTGCCAGTGTCATCGGCGCCGACGCCGCCGAGCGGGGCATCTGGTCGATCTTCGTGCTCATGTTGGCCGCGCTGAACTTCTTCGTCGGCGTGTTCAACCTGCTGCCGCTGCTCCCGCTCGACGGCGGCCACATCGCGATCACGCTGTACGAGCGGGTTCGGGACATGATCCGCAAGCTGCGTGGCCTGGCGCCCGGTGGCCCCGTGGACTACACCCGGCTCACCGGCATCACGATGGTCCTGGTGGTCATCGGCGGCGCGGTCGTGCTGCTCACCGTCACCGCCGACGTCGTCAACCCCATTCGATTGCAATAA
- the dxr gene encoding 1-deoxy-D-xylulose-5-phosphate reductoisomerase: MVVMTPSTAPRRSLLVLGSTGSVGTQALDVVAANPDRFTVAGIAAGGSDPALIAAQALESAVDAIAVTRASAATDVQLALFAEAQKRGFAQGQFKMPRIFAGPDAVTDLIDAVPADIVLNAITGSQGLPATLKALESGARLALANKESLIAGGSLVLGAAKPGQLVPVDSEHSAMAQALRGGGADEVDRLVLTASGGPFRGKRRDELTHVTAKEALAHPTWAMGPVITVNSASLVNKALELIEAHLLFDVPYDRIDVVVHPQSIVHSMVTFTDGSTLAQASPPDMRLPIALALGWPDRIPGAAKACDWTTASQWTFEPLDHETFPAVRLARAAGETGGCLPAVYNAANEEAVAAFLRGDTTFTAIVDTIGRVLDDAADWQGEPRDVEEVLAAEHWARARAREHLAVTAGPDGVVGPGRI, from the coding sequence ATGGTCGTGATGACTCCCTCCACCGCACCCCGGCGCTCACTGCTCGTACTCGGGTCGACCGGTTCCGTAGGCACCCAGGCGCTCGACGTCGTGGCCGCCAATCCCGACCGGTTCACCGTGGCGGGTATCGCCGCGGGCGGGTCCGATCCGGCGCTCATCGCCGCCCAGGCGCTCGAGTCCGCTGTCGACGCGATCGCCGTGACCAGGGCGTCCGCCGCCACCGACGTGCAGCTCGCGTTGTTCGCCGAGGCGCAGAAGCGGGGGTTCGCGCAAGGCCAGTTCAAGATGCCCCGCATCTTCGCGGGCCCCGACGCGGTCACCGACCTCATCGACGCGGTGCCCGCCGACATCGTCCTCAACGCCATCACCGGCTCCCAGGGCCTGCCCGCCACGCTCAAGGCGCTGGAGTCCGGCGCCCGGCTCGCCCTGGCCAACAAGGAGTCGCTCATCGCGGGCGGCTCCCTGGTCCTCGGCGCGGCCAAGCCTGGTCAGCTCGTCCCGGTCGACTCCGAGCACTCCGCCATGGCCCAGGCCCTGCGCGGCGGCGGGGCCGACGAGGTCGACCGACTGGTCCTCACCGCATCGGGTGGCCCCTTTCGGGGGAAGCGGCGCGACGAACTGACACACGTCACCGCCAAAGAGGCCCTCGCCCACCCGACCTGGGCGATGGGCCCGGTCATCACGGTCAACTCGGCGTCACTGGTCAACAAAGCGCTGGAGCTGATCGAGGCACACCTCTTGTTCGACGTGCCCTACGACCGGATCGACGTCGTGGTGCACCCGCAGTCGATCGTGCACTCCATGGTCACCTTCACCGACGGCTCGACCCTGGCCCAGGCCAGCCCACCGGACATGCGGCTGCCGATCGCGCTGGCCCTGGGCTGGCCGGACCGCATCCCCGGCGCCGCCAAGGCGTGCGACTGGACCACCGCCAGCCAGTGGACCTTCGAGCCACTGGACCACGAGACCTTCCCCGCCGTCCGGCTGGCCCGCGCCGCAGGCGAGACCGGCGGCTGCCTGCCCGCGGTCTACAACGCGGCCAACGAGGAGGCCGTCGCGGCGTTCCTGCGAGGCGACACCACTTTCACAGCCATTGTGGACACTATTGGGCGGGTACTCGACGACGCGGCGGACTGGCAGGGCGAGCCGCGCGACGTCGAGGAGGTGCTCGCCGCCGAGCACTGGGCCCGCGCCCGCGCGAGAGAACACCTCGCGGTGACCGCTGGCCCCGATGGTGTCGTCGGGCCGGGAAGGATCTGA
- a CDS encoding GlsB/YeaQ/YmgE family stress response membrane protein: MGILGWIVLGLLAGLIAKAIMPGNDPGGVIVTMLIGIVGAILGGFIGNALLGGGLATFFNLRTWLLAILGSLILLGVYRLVTSGRGRARV; this comes from the coding sequence ATGGGCATCCTCGGCTGGATCGTTCTCGGCCTGCTGGCCGGTCTGATCGCCAAAGCGATCATGCCGGGCAACGACCCGGGTGGCGTCATCGTCACCATGCTGATCGGAATCGTCGGCGCGATCCTCGGCGGCTTCATCGGCAACGCCCTCCTCGGCGGCGGCCTGGCGACGTTCTTCAACCTGCGCACGTGGCTGCTGGCCATCCTCGGCTCGCTCATCCTCCTGGGCGTGTACCGACTGGTCACCAGTGGGCGCGGACGAGCTCGGGTCTAG
- a CDS encoding DUF2631 domain-containing protein, giving the protein MARSELEKRKATPAAAFRVSPQEEPSAEWGWHGGFPRATLGGGVLVGLSMFGMLIGNHSGWTENLWLIGTGLFLLAGVGWLVHKRRTSWRG; this is encoded by the coding sequence GTGGCTCGCTCGGAGCTGGAGAAGCGCAAGGCCACCCCCGCCGCCGCGTTCAGGGTCAGCCCGCAGGAGGAGCCCTCGGCCGAGTGGGGCTGGCACGGCGGCTTCCCGCGCGCCACGCTCGGCGGCGGTGTGCTGGTCGGCCTGTCCATGTTCGGCATGCTGATCGGCAACCACAGCGGCTGGACCGAGAACCTGTGGCTCATCGGCACTGGCCTGTTCCTGCTGGCGGGTGTGGGCTGGCTGGTCCACAAGCGCCGCACCTCCTGGCGCGGCTGA
- a CDS encoding plasmid stabilization protein, with product MATFTIRDFDDDLKAELRIRAAEHGRSMEAEVRAILSSVLTRRTSGSGMATRIRQRFADAGDMAVEPPPRTEVARAAELPE from the coding sequence GTGGCGACGTTTACGATTCGGGATTTCGATGATGATCTGAAGGCCGAACTGAGGATTCGGGCCGCCGAACACGGTCGTTCGATGGAAGCCGAAGTTCGCGCGATTCTCAGCTCGGTGCTGACCAGGCGAACGTCAGGATCGGGCATGGCAACACGGATCCGCCAGCGGTTCGCCGACGCTGGCGATATGGCGGTTGAGCCTCCGCCGCGGACTGAGGTCGCACGTGCAGCGGAACTTCCTGAGTGA